The Stratiformator vulcanicus genome has a segment encoding these proteins:
- the dxs gene encoding 1-deoxy-D-xylulose-5-phosphate synthase, translated as MEYQILPNITSPHDLDGLSREQLLTLAAEIREALTGIVEERPAHFASNLGVVELCIALHLVFNFEEDRLIWDTGHQIYPHKLVTGRFHEFQTIRQRGGLMGYPNPAESPYDLFVTGHAGSSVSTVLGLKAGDDLLGETGRKSVAVIGDGALPSGIVFEAMNNAAELKKDLLVILNDNKMGICPRVGGLAQYLDRARTAPFYNGLKKDISWLLNQIPVVGESVESVLGHAKEAAKTFLHGGMLFEEMGFRYIGPVDGHDLTGLIDSLKMVKEVKGPVLLHVLTEKGHGFEPACADPVGFHTPSPFERNAEGEIVSMKKGSSKAYTEVMSDAIHRSMSEDPKVAVLTAAMCAGNKLEKVRAEFPERFFDTGICEGHAVAFAGGMAKAGMKPIVDIYSTFLQRSFDQIFQEVALQNLPVIFTLDRAGLCGPDGPTHHGIFDHAYMRVFPNMTVMAPGDENDVAPMLDFALLHDGPTSIRYPKANVESVERDSVPIEHGKAEVYSEGTDGTFVACGVMFPRCVAAAERLREEGVQVGVINARFIKPIDIETIGRALDETGFVITAEENTSSGGFGSAVLEAANARGHRTDHLRILSLPDEFVEHGDRDELLASCGLDVDGLAATAHSLADRGTLQTS; from the coding sequence ATGGAATACCAAATACTTCCCAATATCACGTCGCCTCACGACCTCGACGGCCTGTCGCGCGAGCAATTGCTCACCCTTGCCGCCGAGATTCGGGAAGCCCTGACCGGGATCGTCGAAGAACGACCGGCTCACTTCGCCAGCAACCTCGGCGTCGTCGAGTTATGCATCGCCTTGCACCTCGTGTTCAACTTCGAGGAAGACCGGCTCATCTGGGACACCGGACACCAGATTTACCCTCACAAACTCGTCACCGGTCGATTCCACGAGTTCCAGACCATCCGCCAGCGCGGCGGGCTGATGGGTTACCCGAATCCGGCGGAAAGCCCGTACGACCTGTTCGTCACCGGCCACGCCGGTTCGAGCGTCTCGACTGTTCTCGGCCTGAAAGCGGGTGATGACCTGCTGGGCGAAACGGGCCGTAAGTCGGTCGCGGTCATCGGCGACGGGGCATTGCCTTCCGGCATTGTGTTCGAGGCGATGAACAACGCCGCCGAACTGAAGAAAGACCTGCTGGTCATCCTGAACGACAACAAGATGGGCATCTGTCCGCGAGTCGGCGGACTGGCTCAGTACCTCGATCGGGCGCGGACCGCGCCGTTCTACAACGGGCTGAAAAAGGATATTTCGTGGCTGCTCAACCAGATTCCGGTCGTCGGTGAGTCGGTCGAATCGGTCCTCGGGCACGCCAAAGAAGCCGCCAAGACGTTTCTGCACGGCGGAATGTTGTTCGAGGAGATGGGCTTCCGCTACATCGGCCCCGTCGACGGACATGACCTCACCGGGCTGATCGACTCCCTCAAGATGGTCAAAGAGGTCAAGGGCCCGGTTCTGCTGCACGTGCTGACCGAAAAGGGACACGGGTTCGAACCGGCCTGCGCCGACCCCGTTGGATTTCACACGCCGTCGCCGTTCGAGCGCAACGCCGAGGGCGAAATCGTCTCCATGAAAAAGGGATCGTCGAAGGCTTACACCGAGGTCATGAGCGACGCGATTCATCGCTCAATGTCCGAAGACCCGAAGGTCGCCGTTCTGACCGCGGCGATGTGCGCGGGGAACAAACTCGAAAAGGTGAGGGCCGAGTTCCCCGAACGCTTCTTCGATACGGGCATTTGCGAAGGTCACGCCGTCGCGTTTGCCGGCGGGATGGCCAAAGCGGGCATGAAGCCGATCGTCGATATTTACAGTACTTTCCTGCAGCGGAGCTTTGATCAGATCTTCCAGGAAGTCGCCCTGCAGAATCTGCCGGTCATCTTTACGCTCGATCGGGCCGGGCTGTGCGGGCCGGACGGCCCGACGCACCACGGCATCTTCGACCACGCCTATATGCGCGTCTTCCCGAACATGACGGTCATGGCACCGGGGGATGAAAACGATGTCGCGCCGATGCTCGACTTTGCCCTGCTGCACGACGGCCCGACATCGATTCGTTATCCCAAGGCGAACGTCGAATCGGTTGAGCGGGATTCGGTGCCGATTGAGCACGGTAAAGCCGAGGTCTACTCCGAAGGCACCGACGGCACATTCGTCGCCTGCGGGGTGATGTTCCCCCGCTGCGTCGCCGCGGCCGAGCGATTGCGCGAAGAAGGCGTGCAGGTCGGCGTCATCAATGCCCGCTTCATCAAGCCGATTGATATCGAAACGATCGGCCGGGCACTCGACGAAACGGGATTCGTGATCACGGCGGAGGAGAACACCTCATCGGGAGGATTCGGTTCGGCCGTGCTGGAAGCGGCCAACGCGCGAGGGCATCGCACAGATCACCTGCGGATTTTGTCCCTACCGGATGAGTTCGTCGAACACGGTGACCGTGACGAGCTACTTGCCTCCTGCGGCCTCGACGTCGACGGCCTCGCCGCCACCGCCCACTCATTAGCAGACCGCGGCACACTGCAGACTTCCTGA
- the rdgB gene encoding RdgB/HAM1 family non-canonical purine NTP pyrophosphatase — MTSIIIASRNRGKIVEIEDLLAPYGFEIQCVADFPDVPEAVEDGETFDENAAKKATEVANHLGCWAIGEDSGLCVDALKGRPGIFSARFAGEQSDDQTNNQKLIDELDGVADAKRGAEYRCHVALADPSGQIRLTSQGRCRGRITTQPRGENGFGYDPYFEIRELHRTFGELPKVVKRHLSHRSRAFRHMAPRLAGVVISTDSARTG, encoded by the coding sequence ATGACGTCCATCATCATTGCCAGTCGCAACCGCGGGAAGATCGTGGAGATCGAGGATCTGCTCGCGCCCTACGGCTTTGAGATTCAGTGCGTCGCCGATTTTCCCGATGTGCCCGAGGCCGTCGAAGACGGCGAAACCTTCGACGAGAATGCTGCCAAAAAGGCGACCGAAGTCGCGAATCATCTCGGCTGTTGGGCGATCGGCGAAGATAGCGGGCTGTGCGTCGATGCCCTCAAAGGCCGACCGGGGATTTTTTCCGCACGCTTCGCAGGGGAACAGTCCGACGACCAGACGAACAATCAGAAATTGATCGACGAACTCGACGGCGTTGCCGATGCAAAACGCGGCGCGGAATACCGCTGCCACGTAGCCCTCGCTGACCCCTCGGGTCAGATCCGGCTGACTTCGCAGGGACGCTGTCGCGGACGAATCACCACTCAGCCACGAGGCGAGAACGGCTTTGGATACGACCCGTACTTCGAAATTCGCGAACTCCACCGCACGTTCGGCGAACTCCCGAAAGTCGTCAAACGCCACCTCAGCCATCGTTCTCGGGCCTTTCGGCACATGGCGCCGCGACTCGCCGGGGTGGTGATATCTACCGACAGTGCGAGAACGGGTTGA